One window from the genome of Saimiri boliviensis isolate mSaiBol1 chromosome 2, mSaiBol1.pri, whole genome shotgun sequence encodes:
- the LOC120366371 gene encoding NUT family member 2G-like, translated as MASNGAYPVLGPGVTENPGASMPVFTALSFATPAPGPAHGPPLVTAAVSPGGPPVLSAFPKTPLVAGQDGQGLNWPGASNVLVQMRTEVGSAKAPQAQTLVLTQGPLVWQAPGAVCEGVTCPPPRLLAAAPVLPAMAAQVVGGTQACEGGWSRGLPPPGRPPAPQPAPIVAPGNTGPWSQGAHGEGSLAPSQAKAPPDDSCNPKSVYENFRLWQRYKPLARRHLPQSPDREALSCFFIPVLRSLARRKPSMTLEEGLWRAVREWQLTSNFDRMIYYEMAGKFLEFEAEEEMQIQKSQWMKGPQCLPPPAPPRLEPQGSSATDMVKQPVYLPSKAGPKAPPACLSPPRPQRPAETKAPEEIPPEVVQEYVDIMEELLGPHAGATGELKAQWEAGKAEQEEDGMLLDPGLLSYIDNLCSQKDFVTKVEAVIHPRFLEELLSPDPQMDFLALSQELEQEEGLTLAQVVEKRRLSLKEERCARAAPSHGTARLDSISSESAIGQGTERDVPGLQQGVSMETCPPQTASRDPQGRGRARTGMARSKKPVTLLESLDSHSLRAAQPYSPPQDHRPTCPGLGNKDTLGLPGGCPVRESRGLAQGSGEEEEELPSLAFLLGSQHRLLPWRLPQSPVPASGLLSPGRGPQGAPQSPSAQRGGLSPVPTPATKSKNRVLFGGPSPAEQTPHLGPGFRVSGAQSLAWGLGGPSQSQKRKGDPLDLRKKKERACSQ; from the exons ATGGCTTCAAATGGAG CATACCCAGTGCTGGGACCGGGTGTGACCGAGAACCCTGGCGCCTCCATGCCAGTGTTCACGGCTCTGTCCTTCGCCACACCTGCTCCCGGCCCAGCACACGGGCCACCCCTCGTGACTGCAGCAGTTTCTCCAGGCGGCCCTCCGGTGCTGTCTGCCTTCCCCAAGACCCCTCTGGTGGCAGGACAGGATGGCCAAGGCCTGAATTGGCCCGGGGCTTCCAACGTCCTTGTCCAGATGAGGACAGAAGTGGGGTCTGCGAAGGCCCCTCAGGCACAGACCTTGGTCCTAACTCAGGGCCCCCTCGTCTGGCAGGCTCCAGGTGCCGTCTGTGAGGGCGTCACATGTCCACCTCCCCGACTCCTGGCAGCAGCCCCTGTGCTGCCCGCTATGGCTGCCCAGGTGGTTGGGGGCACCCAGGCCTGCGAGGGAGGCTGGTCCCGGGGCCTTCCTCCTCCAGGACGACCACCTGCTCCCCAGCCGGCCCCCATCGTGGCCCCAGGGAACACTGGTCCATGGTCACAAGGGGCTCATGGAGAGGgcagcctggctccctcccagGCCAAGGCCCCCCCGGACGACTCCTGCAACCCCAAGAGCGTGTATGAGAACTTCCGACTCTGGCAGCGCTACAAGCCCCTGGCCCGGAGGCACCTTCCCCAGAGTCCGGACAGGGAAGCGCTTTCCTGCTTCTTCAT CCCAGTTCTCAGATCCCTGGCCCGGCGGAAGCCCAGCATGACCCTGGAGGAGGGACTGTGGCGGGCTGTGCGGGAATGGCAGCTCACGAGCAACTTTGACCGGATGATCTACTACGAGATGGCGGGAAA GttcctggagtttgaggctgaggaggagatgCAGATTCAGAAGTCACAGTGGATGAAGGGGCCCCAgtgcctgcctcctccagccccgCCGAGGCTTGAACCTCAAGGATCATCAGCCACTGACATGGTCAAGCAGCCAG tgtACCTTCCCAGCAAGGCCGGCCCCAAGGCCCCACCTGCCTGCCTGTCACCACCCAGGCCCCAGCGGCCAGCGGAGACCAAGGCCCCCGAGGAGATCCCCCCTGAAGTGGTGCAGGAGTATGTGGACATCATGGAGGAGCTGCTGGGGCCTCACGCTGGGGCCACAGGGGAGCTCAAGGCACAATGGGAAGCGGGCAAAGCAGAGCAGGAAGAGGACGGGATGCTTCTAGACCCAGGCCTCCTGAGCTACATTGACAATCTGTGTTCCCAGAAAGACTTCGTCACCAAG GTAGAGGCCGTCATTCACCCCCGATTCCTGGAAGAATTGCTTTCCCCAGATCCACAGATGGATTTCTTGGCCCTAAGCcaggagctggagcaggaggaaggactCACCCTGGCCCAG GTAGTGGAGAAGCGCCGCCTATCCTTGAAGGAGGAACGGTGTGCGAGGGCAGCCCCCAGTCACGGCACCGCCCGGTTGGACTCAATCTCTTCTGAGTCTGCAATAGGCcaaggaacagagagagatgtCCCTGGCCTCCAGCAAGGGGTCAGCATGGAAACCTGCCCACCTCAGACAGCCTCCCGGGACCCTCAGGGACGAGGCAGAGCACGCACTGGCATGGCCAGGTCCAAAAAGCCTGTTACGCTTTTGGAGAGTTTGGATTCCCACAGCCTTAGGGCTGCCCAGCCATACTCTCCTCCCCAGGATCATAGACCCACCTGCCCTGGTCTGGGGAACAAGGACACCCTGGGTCTCCCTGGAGGGTGTCCTGTCAGGGAGTCACGTGGGCTGGCTCAGGGGtcaggtgaggaggaggaggagctcccCAGCCTGGCCTTCCTCTTGGGTTCCCAGCACAGGCTGCTGCCCTGGAGGCTGCCCCAGAGCCCTGTCCCTGCCTCGGGCCTTCTCAGCCCAGGACGGGGACCCCAGGGAGCTCCTCAGTCTCCCTCTGCTCAGAGAGGAGGCCTCAGCCCAGTACCCACTCCTGCCACCAAGTCCAAGAATCGAGTTCTCTTTGGAGGCCCATCCCCTGCTGAACAGACGCCCCACCTAGGGCCTGGGTTCAGAGTCTCTGGGGCGCAATCCCTGGCTTGGGGGCTGGGTGGCCCCTCACAGTCTCAAAAGAGAAAGGGTGACCCCCTTGATCTCAGGAAGAAGAAGGAGCGGGCTTGTAGCCAGTAG